One window from the genome of Spirosoma rhododendri encodes:
- the gldD gene encoding gliding motility lipoprotein GldD — MRYLPVLLMALLTACGSGESDSYVPKPKGYPRLDLPVARYKPLEPTHPYAFEYNQVARILRDTFARSEPDWIFINYPAFHASVQLTYKPVRNDVNRLRAMLEDSYKLAARHNIKAYSIEQRKIRLKSGLEASVIDLTGEVPSQVQFVTTDSTTHFLRGALYFNTATENDSLQPVIAYIRKDIMHLLNTLTWRTK, encoded by the coding sequence ATGCGTTACCTGCCTGTTCTGTTGATGGCTTTACTGACTGCCTGCGGTAGCGGTGAAAGCGATTCGTACGTTCCCAAACCGAAAGGATACCCCCGCCTTGATCTGCCCGTTGCCCGGTACAAACCGTTGGAGCCTACGCATCCGTATGCGTTTGAATACAACCAGGTTGCCCGTATCCTGCGCGATACGTTTGCCCGCTCCGAGCCCGACTGGATCTTCATCAACTACCCCGCTTTTCACGCCAGCGTGCAGCTGACGTACAAGCCCGTCCGTAACGACGTAAACCGGTTACGGGCCATGCTTGAAGACTCATACAAACTGGCGGCCCGACACAACATCAAGGCGTATTCGATTGAGCAACGCAAGATCAGGCTGAAGTCGGGGCTGGAAGCCAGTGTAATCGATCTGACGGGGGAAGTGCCGAGTCAGGTGCAGTTTGTAACGACCGATTCAACAACCCATTTCCTGCGTGGAGCGTTGTATTTCAATACGGCCACCGAAAACGATTCGCTGCAACCCGTTATCGCCTACATTCGCAAGGATATTATGCACCTGCTCAACACATTGACGTGGCGTACTAAATAA
- a CDS encoding N-acetylmuramoyl-L-alanine amidase family protein: MTTLLLTAGPLLGLTLLSFRPILPLGPTQDSVRQTTPADTESVPNRLRTVVLDAGHGGKDPGTHGRKVTEKRIVLELVLALGRRIKEEMPGIKVIYTRSTDRFIELAERSAIANRNRADLFISIHCNASPSSHKVYGTETYTMGLHKTEGNLDVAKRENAVILKEANYEQTYKGFNPNSPLAHIMLANYQHAFMGSSINFAEKVERSFRRNADRKSNGVKQAGFLVLWRTAMPSVLVETGYLTNPTEEDFLISDDGQAEITGAIYKALVQYREEVEAAN, translated from the coding sequence ATGACAACCCTGCTGCTTACTGCCGGGCCATTACTCGGTCTTACGCTGCTGTCTTTCCGCCCGATTTTACCCCTCGGTCCGACCCAGGACTCGGTCCGGCAAACAACGCCAGCCGATACAGAATCTGTACCAAACAGGCTGCGGACGGTCGTACTCGACGCGGGGCACGGCGGAAAAGACCCCGGTACCCACGGCCGTAAAGTAACTGAAAAGCGCATTGTGCTGGAGCTGGTACTGGCGCTGGGGCGTCGGATCAAAGAAGAGATGCCCGGTATAAAAGTTATCTACACCCGCTCAACCGACCGGTTTATCGAACTGGCCGAACGCTCGGCCATTGCGAATCGCAACCGCGCCGATTTGTTTATTTCGATTCACTGTAATGCCAGCCCATCGTCGCACAAGGTGTATGGCACGGAAACATACACGATGGGTCTGCACAAAACCGAAGGTAACCTTGACGTGGCCAAACGGGAAAACGCCGTTATTCTGAAAGAAGCCAACTACGAGCAGACGTACAAGGGCTTCAACCCAAACTCCCCGCTGGCGCACATTATGCTGGCCAATTACCAGCACGCCTTTATGGGCAGCAGTATCAACTTCGCCGAAAAAGTAGAACGCAGCTTCCGGCGCAATGCCGACCGCAAAAGCAACGGCGTCAAACAGGCTGGTTTTCTGGTGCTCTGGCGCACAGCGATGCCGAGTGTACTGGTTGAAACGGGCTACCTCACCAATCCGACGGAAGAAGACTTTCTGATTAGCGACGACGGGCAGGCCGAAATTACGGGGGCTATTTACAAGGCACTTGTCCAGTACAGAGAAGAAGTCGAAGCGGCAAACTAG
- a CDS encoding MlaD family protein, which yields MKFSKEIKVGLLAVVSLLMLYFGFNFLKGSDFFSSTKKYTAIYDNVDGLTASNPVRINGLVVGQVKSVEILQDQGNKLLVTVELKKDIRITQGTRAVLADDGLLGGKLIRLVINPARPLLDDGGRLIATRESGLSALIRERTLPVLNNVDSLTYQLNKIVGQFDQTGVILNKTLASANGAVGTLDLTIAENRAGLRTALANVNQLARSFNETEQKLNPILDKADSFADSLQKLELRQTLNTVNKTIDNMQKLLGSIEQGRGSLGKLTTDEALYKNVNATTANMALLLSDLRQNPKRYVHFSLFGKKDKDKPPVAQPGSMTITTSTVTTTNIDSTGNK from the coding sequence ATGAAATTTTCTAAGGAGATTAAGGTAGGGTTGCTGGCAGTTGTCTCACTGCTCATGCTTTATTTCGGTTTCAACTTCCTCAAAGGCTCCGATTTCTTCTCGTCTACCAAAAAATACACGGCTATTTACGATAACGTCGATGGCCTGACAGCCTCCAATCCCGTCCGGATAAACGGTCTGGTGGTCGGGCAGGTCAAGAGCGTCGAGATTTTACAGGACCAGGGCAACAAACTGCTGGTCACGGTCGAACTGAAGAAAGACATTCGTATCACTCAGGGTACGCGTGCCGTACTGGCCGACGATGGGTTGCTGGGCGGTAAACTGATCCGGCTCGTCATCAACCCGGCTCGTCCCCTGCTGGACGACGGCGGCAGGCTGATTGCCACCCGCGAATCGGGTCTGTCGGCTCTGATTCGGGAGCGAACCCTGCCTGTACTGAACAACGTCGACTCGCTTACCTACCAGCTCAACAAGATCGTTGGGCAGTTCGATCAGACGGGGGTTATCCTCAACAAAACGCTGGCGAGTGCCAACGGTGCCGTCGGTACGCTCGATCTGACAATTGCCGAGAACCGGGCGGGCCTGCGGACGGCGCTGGCCAACGTCAACCAACTGGCACGGTCATTCAACGAGACAGAGCAGAAGCTGAACCCGATTCTGGATAAGGCTGATTCGTTTGCCGATTCGCTGCAAAAGCTGGAACTGCGGCAGACGCTGAACACCGTCAACAAGACGATCGACAACATGCAGAAGCTGTTGGGCAGTATCGAGCAGGGGCGTGGGTCGCTGGGTAAGCTGACTACCGACGAAGCGCTGTACAAGAACGTCAACGCGACGACGGCCAACATGGCGCTGCTGCTGTCTGATCTGCGGCAGAACCCCAAGCGGTACGTGCATTTCTCGCTGTTCGGTAAGAAAGACAAGGATAAGCCGCCCGTTGCTCAACCCGGCAGCATGACGATTACGACATCGACAGTGACGACAACAAACATCGACTCGACGGGAAATAAGTAG
- a CDS encoding acyl-CoA carboxylase subunit beta produces MTLTDQLHEREARTRLGGGQKKIDDQHKKGKLTARERIDYLTDDDAPFVEIGLFAGDELYPEHGGCPSGGVIVGMGYVSGRQCVIVANDATVKAGAWFPITAKKNLRAQEIAMENRLPIVYLVDSAGVYLPLQNEVFADKDHFGRMFRNNAHLSAMGVLQVAAVMGSCVAGGAYLPAMSDETLIVEGTGSIFLAGPYLVRASIGEDVDAETLGGAVTHTDISGVIDHRYPDDKSCLDAIKRIFEKTGHSEKAGFDRTTPAPPVKDPADISTVLPLDRTKPYDMRAILDCLLDGSALDEYKPGYGQSLLCGYGRIDGWAVGIIANQRKVVKAKGRAGQASEMQMGGVIYGDAADKAARFIMVCNQKRIPLVFLQDVSGFMVGSRAEQGGIIKDGAKMVSAMANSVVPKFTVVVGNSYGAGNYAMCGKAYDPRLMLAWPTAQMAVMSGASAAKTLLQIQVASQKAKGQPMTPDEEQAQLQQITDQYNAQLSPYYAAARLWVDAVIDPLDTRTVLSEGIAAANHAPITKPFSVGVIQT; encoded by the coding sequence ATGACCCTCACCGACCAACTCCACGAACGCGAAGCCCGGACCCGGCTGGGTGGCGGACAGAAAAAGATTGACGATCAGCACAAAAAAGGCAAGCTGACCGCCCGCGAACGCATCGACTACCTCACCGACGACGATGCCCCATTCGTCGAAATTGGTCTGTTTGCCGGTGATGAACTCTATCCTGAACATGGCGGCTGTCCGTCGGGCGGGGTCATTGTCGGGATGGGGTACGTGTCGGGGCGGCAGTGCGTTATCGTGGCCAACGACGCGACGGTAAAAGCCGGTGCCTGGTTTCCGATTACAGCCAAGAAAAATCTGCGGGCGCAGGAAATCGCGATGGAAAACCGCCTACCGATCGTGTATCTGGTCGACAGTGCGGGGGTGTACCTGCCGTTGCAAAACGAGGTCTTCGCCGATAAAGACCACTTTGGCCGGATGTTCCGCAACAACGCCCACCTTTCGGCGATGGGTGTGTTGCAGGTAGCCGCCGTGATGGGTAGCTGCGTAGCGGGTGGCGCGTACCTGCCCGCCATGTCCGACGAAACGCTGATCGTGGAAGGCACGGGGTCGATTTTTCTGGCGGGGCCGTACCTGGTTCGGGCATCAATCGGCGAAGACGTCGACGCGGAGACGCTGGGCGGGGCCGTTACGCACACCGACATTTCGGGCGTGATCGACCACCGTTACCCCGACGACAAAAGCTGCTTGGACGCGATAAAGCGTATTTTCGAGAAAACGGGCCACAGCGAGAAAGCGGGTTTCGACCGCACCACTCCTGCCCCACCCGTCAAAGACCCGGCTGATATTTCCACGGTTCTTCCCCTCGACCGTACCAAGCCCTACGACATGCGCGCTATTCTCGACTGTCTGCTCGATGGATCAGCGTTAGACGAGTACAAGCCCGGCTACGGACAGTCGCTGCTGTGTGGCTACGGGCGTATCGACGGCTGGGCAGTGGGGATCATCGCGAATCAGCGGAAAGTCGTGAAGGCGAAAGGCCGGGCGGGGCAAGCCAGCGAAATGCAGATGGGGGGCGTCATCTATGGCGATGCCGCCGATAAAGCCGCCCGGTTTATCATGGTCTGCAATCAGAAAAGGATTCCGCTGGTGTTTTTGCAGGACGTGTCGGGCTTCATGGTCGGCAGTCGGGCCGAGCAGGGCGGCATCATAAAAGACGGGGCCAAGATGGTCAGCGCGATGGCCAACTCGGTAGTGCCCAAGTTCACGGTTGTCGTGGGCAACTCCTACGGGGCGGGCAACTACGCCATGTGCGGCAAAGCCTACGACCCCCGGCTGATGCTGGCCTGGCCCACGGCGCAGATGGCGGTGATGAGCGGTGCGTCGGCAGCAAAAACGCTGTTGCAGATTCAGGTAGCATCGCAAAAAGCGAAAGGCCAGCCGATGACGCCCGATGAAGAACAGGCGCAGTTGCAGCAGATCACCGATCAATACAACGCCCAGCTATCGCCCTACTACGCTGCCGCCCGCCTGTGGGTCGACGCCGTTATCGACCCCCTCGACACCCGCACCGTGCTCTCCGAAGGCATCGCAGCCGCCAACCACGCCCCTATTACAAAGCCGTTTTCGGTCGGCGTGATTCAGACATAG
- a CDS encoding c-type cytochrome, translating into MKLVATLVACLALTTAFAQTKSAVTPPASKTTTAAVKSPGQIVYEQNCLSCHQANGSGVPGLNPPLRGVDWVTGDKTRLINVLLKGLQGQEIDGETYDNVMPAHDFLNDQQLADVLTYIRSSFGNKAGAIKPEDVKAQRK; encoded by the coding sequence ATGAAACTAGTTGCTACGCTCGTAGCCTGCCTGGCGCTGACAACCGCATTCGCGCAGACAAAATCCGCCGTAACGCCACCCGCGTCGAAAACAACGACAGCGGCCGTAAAATCGCCGGGGCAGATTGTATACGAACAAAACTGCCTGAGCTGCCATCAGGCAAACGGCTCCGGCGTGCCGGGTCTGAACCCACCCCTGCGCGGTGTAGACTGGGTAACTGGCGATAAAACGCGGCTAATTAATGTCCTGCTGAAAGGGTTGCAGGGGCAGGAAATCGACGGAGAGACCTACGACAACGTTATGCCCGCCCACGACTTTCTGAACGATCAGCAGCTCGCTGATGTGCTGACCTATATCCGCAGTAGTTTCGGCAACAAGGCCGGTGCTATAAAGCCGGAAGACGTAAAAGCGCAGCGGAAATAA